One window of the Triticum dicoccoides isolate Atlit2015 ecotype Zavitan chromosome 3B, WEW_v2.0, whole genome shotgun sequence genome contains the following:
- the LOC119281983 gene encoding histone deacetylase 5-like isoform X2: MSTNVWEKHAGCRQKNWKKSIKLKGTEKPLFKFLEEIPEEAGISSIASEIQQVSSVDTSDQPAAETSDQPAAETSYQQAAETSELAAVTSDQPSASLSYAMSGNKSQKSKVCILHDYDRMKSHQDKDTDHEYEKASRISEIMNTLNQDGVLDRTEREPFDSADREIILAVHDPEQLDYVDGLPMTDEEQEAKFSKVAGVSVFSSKGTTEAIYGAAGAVIRGSDLVVEEYYETAFAIIRPPGHHAHKISEGFCFLNNVAIATQHVVDHHHIERALLVDFDVHHGNGTQKLFYGSKQVLFFNTHRMDLPYPASKNSVNNIGEGVGLGYNINVPLKKGFNDVDMLYVCDQLLVPVATEFKPEVVFVSAGYDAGEGETIGGCNVAAKGFGTIVRKLLPLSGGKMVLALEGGYNLVHLPICVSHTIRAILGDEDAFLQDSDYRDKRPFKSTIRTVNTVKHNLRLCWDVFKEKPSGPSPEAEAPLLPGGLGGGPGGAGSGAPVTS; this comes from the exons ATGTCTACGAATGTATGGGAGAAACATGCTGGTTGCCGCCAAAAGAATTGGAAGAAGAGTATTAAGCTCAAGGGCACTGAGAAGCCTCTCTTTAAATTT CTTGAAGAGATTCCTGAAGAAGCTGGCATATCTTCTATTGCAAGTGAAATTCAACAGGTTTCTTCTGTTGATACATCTGACCAGCCAGCTGCTGAAACATCTGACCAGCCAGCTGCTGAAACATCCTACCAGCAAGCTGCTGAAACATCTGAGCTAGCTGCTGTTACATCTGATCAGCCGTCTGCAAGCCTCTCTTATGCGATGTCGGGAAACAAG TCGCAAAAATCAAAAGTCTGCATCTTACATGATTATGATAGGATGAAGTCCCATCAGGATAAGGACACTGATCATGAATATGAAAAGGCATCTAGGATTTCTGAAATAATGAATACATTGAATCAAGATGGTGTTCTTGACAG AACTGAGAGGGAACCGTTTGATAGTGCTGATCGTGAGATAATTCTGGCTGTCCATGATCCTGAGCAGTTGGATTATGTTGATGGTTTGCCAATGACAGATGAGGAGCAGGAAGCAAAATTTTCTAAAGTTGCCGGAGTTAGTGTATTCTCTTCTAAAGGAACTACCGAAGCTATTTACGGTGCAGCTGGGGCCGTTATAAGG GGTTCCGACCTTGTGGTTGAAGAGTATTATGAGACTGCTTTTGCAATAATCAGACCTCCAGGGCATCATGCTCAtaagatttctgaaggtttctgctTTTTGAACAACGTTGCTATAGCTACTCAACATGTTGTTGACCACCAT CACATCGAAAGAGCTTTGCTGGTTGATTTCGACGTGCATCATGGCAATGGAACGCAGAAACTCTTTTATGGAAGCAAACAAGTTCTTTTCTTTAACACACATAG GATGGATCTCCCCTATCCTGCATCAAAAAATAGCGTAAACAATATTGGTGAGGGGGTGGGCTTGGGTTATAACATAAACGTTCCTCTCAAGAAAGGTTTTAATGATGTCGACATGCTTTATGTATGCGATCAACTTCTCGTCCCTGTGGCCACTGAGTTTAAGCCAGAAGTAGTGTTCGTTTCTGCTGGTTATGATGCTG GGGAAGGTGAAACAATAGGAGGTTGCAACGTTGCTGCAAAGGGTTTTGGCACGATTGTCCGTAAG TTATTGCCTCTCTCAGGAGGAAAAATGGTATTAGCTCTTGAAGGCGGGTACAATCTAGTTCATCTTCCTATATGTGTTTCGCACACGATTCGAGCAATTTTGGGAGATGAAGATGCGTTCCTCCAGGATTCTGATTACAGAGATAAACGCCCATTCAAAAGCACCATCCGTACAGTCAATACTGTCAAGCATAACTTGAGATTATGTTGGGATGTTTTTAAGGAAAAACCTTCAG GGCCAAGTCCTGAGGCCGAAGCTCCTCTTCTTCCTGGTGGTTTAGGTGGTGGTCCTGGTGGTGCTGGCAGTGGTGCTCCAGTTACTTCATGA
- the LOC119281983 gene encoding histone deacetylase 5-like isoform X1 produces the protein MSTNVWEKHAGCRQKNWKKSIKLKGTEKPLFKFLEEIPEEAGISSIASEIQQVSSVDTSDQPAAETSDQPAAETSYQQAAETSELAAVTSDQPSASLSYAMSGNKQSQKSKVCILHDYDRMKSHQDKDTDHEYEKASRISEIMNTLNQDGVLDRTEREPFDSADREIILAVHDPEQLDYVDGLPMTDEEQEAKFSKVAGVSVFSSKGTTEAIYGAAGAVIRGSDLVVEEYYETAFAIIRPPGHHAHKISEGFCFLNNVAIATQHVVDHHHIERALLVDFDVHHGNGTQKLFYGSKQVLFFNTHRMDLPYPASKNSVNNIGEGVGLGYNINVPLKKGFNDVDMLYVCDQLLVPVATEFKPEVVFVSAGYDAGEGETIGGCNVAAKGFGTIVRKLLPLSGGKMVLALEGGYNLVHLPICVSHTIRAILGDEDAFLQDSDYRDKRPFKSTIRTVNTVKHNLRLCWDVFKEKPSGPSPEAEAPLLPGGLGGGPGGAGSGAPVTS, from the exons ATGTCTACGAATGTATGGGAGAAACATGCTGGTTGCCGCCAAAAGAATTGGAAGAAGAGTATTAAGCTCAAGGGCACTGAGAAGCCTCTCTTTAAATTT CTTGAAGAGATTCCTGAAGAAGCTGGCATATCTTCTATTGCAAGTGAAATTCAACAGGTTTCTTCTGTTGATACATCTGACCAGCCAGCTGCTGAAACATCTGACCAGCCAGCTGCTGAAACATCCTACCAGCAAGCTGCTGAAACATCTGAGCTAGCTGCTGTTACATCTGATCAGCCGTCTGCAAGCCTCTCTTATGCGATGTCGGGAAACAAG CAGTCGCAAAAATCAAAAGTCTGCATCTTACATGATTATGATAGGATGAAGTCCCATCAGGATAAGGACACTGATCATGAATATGAAAAGGCATCTAGGATTTCTGAAATAATGAATACATTGAATCAAGATGGTGTTCTTGACAG AACTGAGAGGGAACCGTTTGATAGTGCTGATCGTGAGATAATTCTGGCTGTCCATGATCCTGAGCAGTTGGATTATGTTGATGGTTTGCCAATGACAGATGAGGAGCAGGAAGCAAAATTTTCTAAAGTTGCCGGAGTTAGTGTATTCTCTTCTAAAGGAACTACCGAAGCTATTTACGGTGCAGCTGGGGCCGTTATAAGG GGTTCCGACCTTGTGGTTGAAGAGTATTATGAGACTGCTTTTGCAATAATCAGACCTCCAGGGCATCATGCTCAtaagatttctgaaggtttctgctTTTTGAACAACGTTGCTATAGCTACTCAACATGTTGTTGACCACCAT CACATCGAAAGAGCTTTGCTGGTTGATTTCGACGTGCATCATGGCAATGGAACGCAGAAACTCTTTTATGGAAGCAAACAAGTTCTTTTCTTTAACACACATAG GATGGATCTCCCCTATCCTGCATCAAAAAATAGCGTAAACAATATTGGTGAGGGGGTGGGCTTGGGTTATAACATAAACGTTCCTCTCAAGAAAGGTTTTAATGATGTCGACATGCTTTATGTATGCGATCAACTTCTCGTCCCTGTGGCCACTGAGTTTAAGCCAGAAGTAGTGTTCGTTTCTGCTGGTTATGATGCTG GGGAAGGTGAAACAATAGGAGGTTGCAACGTTGCTGCAAAGGGTTTTGGCACGATTGTCCGTAAG TTATTGCCTCTCTCAGGAGGAAAAATGGTATTAGCTCTTGAAGGCGGGTACAATCTAGTTCATCTTCCTATATGTGTTTCGCACACGATTCGAGCAATTTTGGGAGATGAAGATGCGTTCCTCCAGGATTCTGATTACAGAGATAAACGCCCATTCAAAAGCACCATCCGTACAGTCAATACTGTCAAGCATAACTTGAGATTATGTTGGGATGTTTTTAAGGAAAAACCTTCAG GGCCAAGTCCTGAGGCCGAAGCTCCTCTTCTTCCTGGTGGTTTAGGTGGTGGTCCTGGTGGTGCTGGCAGTGGTGCTCCAGTTACTTCATGA